TCGGCACCTCGGCGGCCAGCACCGCCGTGAAGTTTCCGGCGCTGTCCGCGCTCAGCAACGGCTCCATCACCATCCGCGACGCATGGTAGTCCTTGGTGCCGTTGGCCAGGTGCAGGTTCACGATCGTGGGCGCCTGCCAGTAGAGCAGCTTGAGCGTGCCCTGCGTGCCGCGGCCGGGCGCGGCCGCGGCACGAGCCGGCAGCGCCGTGGCCCGGTCGAGCAGCGTCCAGGCCGCGCCGAGCGAGAGGCCGAGTTCGCCCATCCGCGTCATCACCTGCCGCCGCGACAGGCGGTGGGTGCGGTACTCCGTCAGCAACTTGCGGAGATCGTCGTTGCGCATCGTGGTCCCCTCCCTACGCCTTCCGGCGCCAGTCCGCGATGTTCCGCGTTTCGCTGTCGAATGCGCTCATGTTGCGGCCCACGTCGAGACTGCTCGCGCGGACCGCCACCGACTTGCGGTCGATCAGCGGGATCGACACCCCCGCGTCCACGACGAGGTCGTTCATCTTGACCCAGAGCGCGTCGTTCTTCTTCGGATCCAGTTCCTTCAGCGCCTGATCGTACGCCGCGTTGTACTCCTTGCTCTGCCAGCGCGGCGTGTCGATACCCGACCAGTTGTTCTCCTTCTGGGGGATGTCGTGCGCCGGAACGCCGCTGTAGAAGCGCGCCATGTACGAGCTCGGGAACGGCGAGCCGAACGTCGAGGTGAACATCTCGAGATCCCGGTAGAAGTGCGCGTATGTGTCGTTGTTGCCCGGTGAGCTGCTGAAGAACACGCCGGCGTCGACGGACTGCAGCGTCGCGGTGACGCCGATCTTGGCGAAGCCTTCCTTGACGATCTGCTGCTCCTTCTGGCGCAGCGTGTTGACGCTCGTCACGTACGTGACCTGCAGCTTGACGCCGCCCTTTTGGCGGACGCCGTCCGGTCCCTTCGCATAGCCGGCCTCGTCGAGCATCTTGTTGGCGCGATCGATGTCGAAGGCGATCTTCGTGTTTTTGGACGCGAGCTTGGACGGCGTCGTCAGCACGTTCGACGTCGCATCTCCCTCCTCACCGTACAGTTGCTTGGCCATCGTGACGCGGTCGACGGCCAGGCTGAGAGCCTGCCGGACCTTCGCGTCTGTGAGGAAAGGGTGCGGCGCCTTGATCGACGAGCGCTGGCCGTCGACCTCCTTGTTCGGATCGGTCTGGTTGCAGTAGATCTGCTCGACCCCGCCGCCCCCCTCGGTGAGGATGGCCCCCTTGCTGCCCTGCAGCATGTGCTCGAGCACCGGCCACTCGACCTGCATGTTCCAGGCGTAGTCGTACTCGCCGGTCTCGAGAACGGCGCGGGCCGCCGACGTGGCGTCCCCGCCGCCTTTGATCTGGACCTGGCTGAACGCCGGCTTCGCCGGATCGCGGTAGTACTCGTTGATGGAGTACACGACCAGGTCGCCCGGCCGGAACGTCTCTACCTTGTAGGGGCCGGTGCCGAACGCCTTGGTGTTGAACGGCGCGTTGCGGGCGTTCGTGCCGACGTAGGCGTCGAGCGCGTGCCGCGGTAGAATCATCCCCTGTTCGCCGACGAACGGCAGGTACCACGCGGGCGTGGGATCCTTGAAGGTGATCTTGACCGTGTAGGGATCGACCGGCTCGACCTTGGCCACGTTGACGTAGGTGCCGTAGGTCGTGGCGCCGGACTCCTTGTTCCGGATGAAGTTGAACGTGAACACGACGTCGTCCGACGTAAATGGCCGGCCGTCGCCCCACTTGACGCCGCGCTTCAATCTATATGTCACCGACCGTCCGTCCGCCGCCAGGCCGCCGTTGGCCGCAGAGGGCACCTCGGTGGCGAGCACCGGGCTGAAAACGCCGCCGGTCGTCACCGTCAGGAGCGGTTCAAGGGCGACGCGCGATGCGTGAAAGTCTTTGGTCCCCTGCGCCAGATGCGGGTTGACGATCGTCGGCGCCTGCCAGTAGAGCAGCTTCACCGTCCCCTGCGAGCCGCGTCCTCCGGCGGCGGCCCGCGCGGGCAGCGCGGTCGCCCGATCCAGCAGCGCCCAGATCGCGGCGATGCCGAACCCCGCCTCCATCATGCGGGTCACGACCTGCCGGCGGGTGAGCCGCCCGGTCGTGAATTCACGAAGCAGTTGCGCGGTGTCGCGGTCTGCCATTCCGTGGCCCCCTTCTCACGACGTATTCCGGGGATGCGCCGCTAAGTGCGACCCCGGCGCACCAACTCCTTATCGCTTCTCTACGCCGAGGACGCCCGCGATGTTTCGCGGTACCCGGGGGGAGTCCTGCGGGCGGCCGCCGCCGTCGCGGCTCCTGCCCTGTCTGCGCAGGGCCCCCGCCGCCTTCGCGGCTCCTGCAGGACCGTGACGCGTCCGCGCCGGAGCGGTTGGCATGGCCGGACGCGAACTGTTGTTGGTGGGGGATGCCGGCGGCACCAAAACCCGCCTCGCCCTCTACGAGCCCGCGGCTGGGCGGTCCCCGGCCGCCGCCCGGCAAGTTCGGCACCGGCGTGGCCGGGACCCGAGAGGGACGGTTCGGCTGATCGAACGGGCGACGTACCCGAGCGCGTCCTTTCCCGCGCTGGACGCCATCGCACGCGAGTATCTGCGGCGCACCGGGGCTCGGCCCGGTCGGGCGGTCTTCGGGGTGGCGGGGCCGGTCGTCGAGGGCCGGGCCGAGATCACCAACCTGCCGTGGCGTATTTCGGAGACCGCCCTGCGCCGGTCGCTCCGCGTGCGGACTGTACGGCTGCTGAACGATCTCGTCGCGACTGCGTGGGCGGTGCCGGCACTCGGACCGCGCGACGCACGGGTCATCAACCGCGGAGCGGCCGAACTCGGCGGAACGATCGCCGTCATCGCGCCGGGCACGGGACTCGGCCAGGCCTTTCTCACGTGGGACGGGACGCGATACCGCGCCTATCCCTCCGAAGGCGGCCACAGCGATTTCGCCCCGCCGACGGAGCTGGCCGCGGAGCTCCTGGCCTTTCTCCGCCCGACGGTGGCGCACGTGAGCGTGGAATGGGTCTGCTCGGGCATGGGGATCCCGCACCTCTACAGGTTCCTGAAAGCGCGCGGCCTGCCCGAGCCGGAATGGCTGGCCGCGCGGCTCGCGGCCGCGGACGATCCGGCGCCCGTCATCGCCGCCGCGGCACTGGATCGGGAGCGGCCGTGTCCGATCGCGCGGCAGACACTCGATCTGTTCATCGACATCCTCGGCGCCGAAGCCGCGAACCTTGCCGTGAAAGTCCTGGCCACGGGCGGCGTCTACCTGGCGGGCGGCATCCCGCCGAAAATCGCCTCGGCATTTGTCGACGGGCGATTCATGCGGGCGTTCACACGCAAGGGGCGCGTCTCCGATCTCGTGGCCCGGGTTCCCGTCCGGCTCGTGGTCCATCCGGAGCCGGCGCTGCTCGGCGCCGTCCGTGCCGCGCTGGACGGCGCCGGCGCCTGACTCCCGCCGCCGCGGGCAGGCCCCCGTGCCCGCGGCGGCCAATGATTCCAGGCAGTCCCCGAGCGACCGTAC
Above is a genomic segment from bacterium containing:
- a CDS encoding peptide ABC transporter substrate-binding protein gives rise to the protein MADRDTAQLLREFTTGRLTRRQVVTRMMEAGFGIAAIWALLDRATALPARAAAGGRGSQGTVKLLYWQAPTIVNPHLAQGTKDFHASRVALEPLLTVTTGGVFSPVLATEVPSAANGGLAADGRSVTYRLKRGVKWGDGRPFTSDDVVFTFNFIRNKESGATTYGTYVNVAKVEPVDPYTVKITFKDPTPAWYLPFVGEQGMILPRHALDAYVGTNARNAPFNTKAFGTGPYKVETFRPGDLVVYSINEYYRDPAKPAFSQVQIKGGGDATSAARAVLETGEYDYAWNMQVEWPVLEHMLQGSKGAILTEGGGGVEQIYCNQTDPNKEVDGQRSSIKAPHPFLTDAKVRQALSLAVDRVTMAKQLYGEEGDATSNVLTTPSKLASKNTKIAFDIDRANKMLDEAGYAKGPDGVRQKGGVKLQVTYVTSVNTLRQKEQQIVKEGFAKIGVTATLQSVDAGVFFSSSPGNNDTYAHFYRDLEMFTSTFGSPFPSSYMARFYSGVPAHDIPQKENNWSGIDTPRWQSKEYNAAYDQALKELDPKKNDALWVKMNDLVVDAGVSIPLIDRKSVAVRASSLDVGRNMSAFDSETRNIADWRRKA
- the glk gene encoding glucokinase, which codes for MAGRELLLVGDAGGTKTRLALYEPAAGRSPAAARQVRHRRGRDPRGTVRLIERATYPSASFPALDAIAREYLRRTGARPGRAVFGVAGPVVEGRAEITNLPWRISETALRRSLRVRTVRLLNDLVATAWAVPALGPRDARVINRGAAELGGTIAVIAPGTGLGQAFLTWDGTRYRAYPSEGGHSDFAPPTELAAELLAFLRPTVAHVSVEWVCSGMGIPHLYRFLKARGLPEPEWLAARLAAADDPAPVIAAAALDRERPCPIARQTLDLFIDILGAEAANLAVKVLATGGVYLAGGIPPKIASAFVDGRFMRAFTRKGRVSDLVARVPVRLVVHPEPALLGAVRAALDGAGA